One genomic window of Bradyrhizobium sp. B124 includes the following:
- a CDS encoding glyoxylate/hydroxypyruvate reductase A, translating to MGKGALALLINGGSENWSSARWKARFDTVCPDRRVVLLPDGALDPAEVHYAAVWKPKPGELAAFGNLRVIFNLGAGVDALMADRSLPDVPLVRVAVGDLTDRMTEYVVLHVLMHHRQELYLRESQRLRRWAPKYQWAAGAITVGIMGLGTLGAASAHALRALGFRVVGWSRSEKRIDGIACHHGTEGLEAFLRETNILVCLLPLTPDTRHVLNRDVFAKLNRSSPLGAPVIINAGRGGLQNEEDILRALDDGTLGAASLDVFETEPLPQDSPFWSHPKVVLTPHNAADTDADEISKYVAQQIARFEQGGALENLVDRKRGY from the coding sequence ATGGGTAAGGGCGCACTGGCGCTGCTGATCAATGGCGGCTCGGAAAACTGGTCGTCGGCGCGCTGGAAGGCGCGGTTTGACACGGTCTGCCCGGACCGCCGCGTGGTGCTGCTGCCGGATGGCGCGCTCGATCCCGCCGAGGTGCACTATGCCGCGGTGTGGAAGCCGAAGCCGGGCGAGCTCGCCGCGTTCGGGAACCTGCGCGTCATCTTCAACCTCGGCGCCGGCGTCGACGCGCTGATGGCCGACCGCTCGCTGCCCGACGTGCCGTTGGTACGGGTCGCTGTCGGCGATCTCACCGATCGCATGACCGAATATGTCGTGCTGCATGTGTTGATGCATCACCGCCAGGAGCTTTATCTGCGGGAGTCGCAACGATTGAGGCGCTGGGCGCCGAAATATCAGTGGGCGGCCGGCGCGATCACCGTCGGCATCATGGGGCTCGGCACGCTCGGCGCGGCCTCGGCACACGCGCTTCGCGCGCTCGGCTTCCGCGTCGTCGGCTGGAGCCGCAGCGAGAAGCGGATCGACGGCATCGCCTGCCACCACGGCACCGAGGGGCTGGAGGCGTTCCTGCGCGAGACCAACATCCTGGTCTGCCTGCTGCCGCTGACGCCGGATACCCGCCACGTGCTGAACCGCGACGTGTTCGCGAAGCTCAATCGTAGCAGCCCGCTCGGCGCGCCCGTCATCATCAATGCCGGCCGCGGCGGCTTGCAGAACGAGGAAGACATCCTGCGCGCGCTCGACGACGGCACGCTGGGCGCGGCCTCGCTCGACGTCTTCGAGACCGAGCCGCTGCCGCAAGACAGCCCGTTCTGGAGCCACCCGAAGGTGGTGCTGACCCCACACAACGCCGCCGACACCGACGCCGACGAGATCTCGAAATACGTCGCGCAGCAGATCGCGCGCTTCGAGCAAGGCGGCGCGCTCGAAAATCTCGTCGATCGCAAGCGGGGGTACTAA